CTGATCCCGAACGACCAGATAACGAGCGAGCCGCTCGTCAATCTCTCGGAGAACAACCGCCTGCGGGTTGACACCGAGATCGGCATCGATTACGCGACCGACCTCGACGAGGTGACGGCGCTCGTCGAGGAGACGATGGGGGAGATGGACGAACCGCGCTCGGTGCCGTCGCCACAGGCCGTCCTGAAGGAATTCGACGATTCGTGCATCGTCCTCGAAGCGCGCTTTTGGGTCGACGACCCGAGTTCGCGGCGCGTCTGGGAGGCCAAGACCGCCCTCATCCAGGCCCTGAAAGCGGCGTTCGATCGCGAGAGTATCTCCATCGCCTACCCGCAGCGCGTGCTCGCCGCCCGCGAGGAGGTCGGCGAGGTCGGCCCGCACGCAGAGCGCGGCAGCCTCAGCCCCGCGACCGACGGGGGCGAGTAGCGTGGGGCTTGACGAGCGCCGCGAGCGCGAGAAGGTCTATCAGCCCGCCGAGGACTCGCACCTGTTGGCGACGGCCGCCCGCGACGAGGTCGCCCCCGCCGACCGCGCGCTCGACGTCGGGACTGGATCGGGCTACGTCGCGACCGCGATGGCCGAGACCGGTGCGACGGTCTACGGCGTCGACCCGAACCCACACGCCTGCCGGCAGGCCCGCGAGAGCGGTATCCGGGTCGTGCAGGGAAACCTCACCGACCCCTTCGGAGACGGCGTGTTCGACCTCGTGACGTTCAACCCGCCGTATCTGCCGACCACGCCCGACGAAGCGGTGGGCGACTGGATGGAGGTGGCGCTCGCGGGTGGCGAGAGCGGGCGCGCGGTGATCGAGCCGTTCCTCGCCGGCGTCGGGCGCGTGATCGCGCCGAGCGGTCGAGTACTCATGCTCGTGAGCAGCCTGAGTGATTTCGACACCGTCGTCGATCTGGCGAACGAGGCCGGCTTCGTCGCGGCGACCGTCGCCGAGGACTCGTTCCCGTTCGAGACGCTCTCGATCCTCCGTCTCGATCGCGAGTGATTACTGGAGTGCATAATCGCGAGTAGCAAATATTAAGCGCCGTCATTCCTCATCCCTCGTATGACGGAATTCGTCGCGACGACGCCCGGCGTGTTTCCGCTGCCCGACTGGGCGAAGGACCGGTTGGGGAGCCTGAAGGGCCACCAGAAGGAGGACCTCGTCGAC
This window of the Halococcus sediminicola genome carries:
- a CDS encoding HemK2/MTQ2 family protein methyltransferase → MGLDERREREKVYQPAEDSHLLATAARDEVAPADRALDVGTGSGYVATAMAETGATVYGVDPNPHACRQARESGIRVVQGNLTDPFGDGVFDLVTFNPPYLPTTPDEAVGDWMEVALAGGESGRAVIEPFLAGVGRVIAPSGRVLMLVSSLSDFDTVVDLANEAGFVAATVAEDSFPFETLSILRLDRE